Proteins encoded together in one Aerosakkonema funiforme FACHB-1375 window:
- a CDS encoding glycosyltransferase family 4 protein, with amino-acid sequence MRILHVLNDVRQLGNGIINAAIDIACGQAQTGHIVAIASAGGEYEDLLARFGISHYKLDQKRRPVSLFIAAKRFQDIVKEFRPDIVHCHMMTGILLARFLRGSAKYRLVAHIQNVHQRSSVLMGLAERVIPVSDAVAEYMSRLGVPKNKMRVVRNLTLGSPRLPSLDSCTPAPLQQPAIVTVAGMFKRKGIAELISAFAQVAKRFPTAHLYLVGDGDDRAEFENQAAASSVASQIHFEGFQSNPKPYLLAAEVFVLASHRDSCPLVISEARAAGCAIVASNADGIPEQLDYGKSGILVPPGDVTALANAIESILASSAERDKWKQASQQNLERFSVANMVEEISAVYDELLGDSKIAQKGSLM; translated from the coding sequence TTGCGAATCTTGCACGTACTCAACGACGTTCGCCAATTGGGAAACGGCATCATCAATGCAGCGATAGATATTGCCTGCGGACAAGCGCAAACAGGACATATCGTAGCGATAGCTTCTGCTGGTGGCGAGTATGAAGATTTACTAGCAAGGTTTGGCATATCTCACTACAAATTAGATCAAAAACGCAGACCTGTATCGCTATTTATCGCCGCAAAACGTTTCCAAGATATCGTCAAAGAATTTCGCCCAGATATCGTTCACTGTCATATGATGACAGGAATATTGCTGGCGCGATTTCTACGCGGTTCGGCAAAGTATCGTCTTGTAGCGCATATTCAGAACGTGCATCAACGCAGCTCGGTACTGATGGGTTTGGCGGAAAGGGTGATTCCTGTTAGCGATGCAGTAGCTGAATATATGTCTCGCCTCGGTGTTCCGAAAAATAAGATGCGAGTGGTGCGGAATTTAACTTTAGGAAGTCCGAGATTACCTTCTTTAGATAGCTGCACTCCCGCACCTTTGCAACAACCTGCGATCGTCACTGTAGCAGGAATGTTTAAACGCAAGGGTATTGCAGAGTTGATAAGTGCTTTTGCACAAGTGGCGAAGCGTTTTCCTACAGCGCATTTGTATCTAGTTGGTGATGGTGACGATCGCGCTGAGTTTGAAAATCAAGCTGCGGCGTCATCCGTCGCAAGTCAGATTCATTTTGAAGGTTTTCAAAGCAATCCCAAACCTTATTTGTTAGCGGCGGAAGTATTTGTGTTAGCTTCGCATCGCGATTCTTGTCCGCTGGTAATCTCGGAAGCACGAGCTGCTGGTTGTGCGATCGTTGCTAGCAATGCAGACGGTATCCCAGAGCAATTAGATTACGGAAAATCCGGGATTCTTGTCCCGCCAGGAGATGTTACCGCTCTCGCTAATGCCATTGAATCAATATTAGCTAGTTCCGCAGAAAGAGATAAATGGAAGCAAGCATCTCAACAAAACTTGGAGCGATTTTCTGTAGCTAATATGGTGGAGGAAATTTCTGCTGTTTATGATGAGCTTTTGGGAGATAGTAAAATTGCACAAAAAGGTTCTCTGATGTAA
- a CDS encoding glycosyltransferase has protein sequence MTLNKNSVSLFLPSLTGGGAERVMLHLAQGLAARGLHIDLVLQNAEGPYLKLVPIEVRVIDLKSPGIVSKTLALRRYLQKERPQVLLSALDNVNAGKWAQRLAGVSTRVVLSVHNHLSHYLRGDTGIAGKIRPHLLRYFYRSADGIVAVSEGVAEDLAEMTGLPLEKIQVIYNPVIMPEVFEKAKAPINHPWFAPGEPPVLLGVGRLVNQKDFPTLIRAFAQVRQEIAAKLMILGEGENRAQLESLVRELRLEDDVALPGFVENPYAYMANSAAFVLSSEAEGLPTVMIEAMATGTPVVSTDCPSGPSEILENGKYGYLVPVGDAEALAHAILATLNEPIDSEILQQRARDFSVDKAVDRYLEVLQSVGTRG, from the coding sequence ATGACATTAAACAAGAATTCCGTGAGTTTATTTCTCCCTTCCCTGACTGGCGGCGGTGCGGAACGGGTGATGCTGCACCTAGCGCAGGGTCTTGCGGCGCGGGGTTTGCACATTGACCTGGTGTTGCAAAACGCTGAGGGGCCATACCTGAAACTGGTGCCGATCGAAGTGCGGGTAATAGACCTGAAATCCCCCGGTATTGTGTCTAAAACCCTTGCTTTGCGGCGCTATTTGCAGAAAGAGCGACCCCAGGTGCTGCTATCGGCGCTAGACAACGTTAACGCGGGAAAATGGGCGCAACGTCTGGCAGGCGTATCCACGCGAGTGGTGTTAAGCGTGCATAATCACCTTTCCCACTACTTGCGCGGTGACACTGGGATCGCAGGCAAAATTAGGCCGCACCTGTTGCGCTATTTTTATCGATCGGCTGATGGAATTGTCGCCGTATCGGAAGGCGTGGCGGAGGATTTGGCGGAGATGACCGGGTTGCCATTAGAAAAAATCCAAGTTATTTACAATCCAGTCATAATGCCAGAGGTTTTTGAGAAGGCAAAAGCACCAATAAATCACCCTTGGTTTGCGCCGGGAGAACCGCCTGTACTGTTAGGAGTGGGACGACTTGTTAATCAAAAAGATTTTCCGACTTTGATTCGCGCTTTTGCACAAGTGCGACAGGAAATTGCAGCCAAATTGATGATTTTGGGCGAGGGAGAAAATCGAGCGCAACTGGAAAGTTTAGTGCGGGAATTAAGATTAGAAGATGATGTCGCCTTACCCGGATTTGTCGAAAATCCCTATGCTTATATGGCGAATTCAGCAGCATTTGTACTTTCCTCAGAAGCTGAGGGATTGCCTACAGTAATGATTGAGGCAATGGCAACAGGAACGCCCGTAGTTTCTACAGATTGTCCCAGCGGCCCATCGGAGATTTTAGAAAATGGTAAGTATGGCTATTTAGTACCAGTTGGAGATGCGGAAGCTCTTGCCCACGCAATTTTAGCCACCCTGAACGAGCCAATAGACTCGGAAATTTTGCAACAGCGAGCCAGAGATTTTTCAGTAGATAAAGCAGTCGATCGCTATTTAGAAGTTTTGCAAAGCGTCGGAACTAGGGGCTAG